A window of the Candidatus Saccharimonadia bacterium genome harbors these coding sequences:
- a CDS encoding transposase: MPLRDFLSITWNHIQANLFPWLTEELGPLTDTHKQVIATLELVRIETLMRDWPGLPGRPLRDRAALARAFVAKAVMGLPTTSMLIERLAVDKRLRRLCGWERPGQVPSESTFSRAFAEFATCELPSHVHEALIKRTHKDRLVGHISRDATAIEAREKAVKVATPETPKRKRGRPKNGVVVEKEPRRLERQATMSLAEMLNDLPKHCAVGTKRNAKGYKTSWTGYKLHIDTADGDIPITCLLTSASLHDSQVAIPLATLTAGRVTSLYDLMDSAYDAPEIAQRSHALGHVPIIDKNPRSAPGKAEMAAEARGKQIAGYKLAEQVRYNERSAAERVNARLKDEFGGRNVRVRGHAKVLCHLMFGVLALTCDQLMRLII; encoded by the coding sequence ATGCCTCTACGCGACTTTCTATCAATCACGTGGAACCACATTCAAGCCAATCTTTTCCCCTGGCTCACGGAGGAGCTCGGGCCGCTCACTGATACGCACAAGCAAGTGATCGCGACGCTGGAGCTGGTTCGCATCGAGACGCTGATGCGCGATTGGCCTGGTCTGCCGGGTCGGCCGCTTCGCGACCGCGCGGCGTTGGCACGCGCATTCGTCGCTAAAGCCGTGATGGGGCTGCCGACGACGTCGATGCTGATCGAGCGGCTTGCGGTGGACAAGCGTTTGCGTCGGCTGTGCGGTTGGGAACGCCCCGGACAGGTGCCGAGCGAGTCCACGTTCTCGCGGGCTTTTGCCGAGTTTGCGACATGCGAGCTGCCGAGCCATGTGCACGAGGCGTTGATCAAGCGGACCCACAAGGATCGGCTGGTCGGTCACATCTCACGCGATGCGACCGCCATTGAGGCCCGCGAGAAAGCGGTGAAAGTCGCTACTCCCGAGACGCCAAAGCGTAAGCGCGGCCGGCCCAAGAACGGCGTGGTGGTCGAGAAGGAGCCGCGGCGGCTCGAGCGCCAAGCCACGATGTCGCTCGCCGAAATGTTGAACGATTTGCCAAAGCACTGCGCGGTCGGGACCAAGCGTAATGCAAAGGGCTACAAGACGAGCTGGACCGGCTACAAGCTGCACATCGACACGGCCGACGGCGACATTCCGATAACGTGCCTTCTGACCTCCGCCTCGTTGCACGACAGCCAGGTGGCAATCCCGCTTGCAACGCTGACCGCCGGGCGGGTGACCAGTCTCTACGACCTGATGGACAGCGCCTATGATGCGCCGGAGATCGCGCAAAGGAGCCATGCTCTCGGTCACGTGCCGATCATCGACAAGAACCCAAGGAGCGCACCAGGCAAGGCCGAGATGGCGGCCGAAGCTCGCGGCAAACAAATCGCGGGCTACAAGCTTGCCGAGCAGGTACGCTACAATGAGCGCAGTGCCGCGGAGCGCGTCAATGCCCGGCTCAAAGATGAGTTCGGCGGGCGCAACGTGCGGGTGCGCGGCCA